One Micromonospora sp. WMMD812 genomic window carries:
- a CDS encoding polyprenol monophosphomannose synthase, with product MIEPVQLPAPWRDVRLTVVVPTYNEAGNLPVLVERLLALPLPGLRVLVADDNSPDGTGEIADKLAIEHPDRIEVVHRPGKEGLGRAYVDGMSRALDGGAEYVAQMDADLSHPAEALPGMLGALLSTQAGVVIGSRYVPGGELDENWPLYRRALSGWANLYVHTLLRVRIRDLTAGFKIWRADALRDIGLDRVQSNGYSFQVEMHYLATKLGHTILEVPIRFEERRDGASKMTTATKIESALMPFKLRSKHRNIER from the coding sequence ATGATCGAACCCGTGCAGTTGCCCGCCCCCTGGCGGGACGTACGCCTCACCGTCGTGGTGCCCACCTACAACGAGGCTGGGAACCTCCCGGTGCTGGTCGAGCGGCTGCTCGCCCTGCCACTGCCGGGCCTTCGGGTCCTGGTCGCCGACGACAACTCGCCGGACGGCACCGGTGAGATCGCGGACAAGCTGGCGATCGAGCACCCCGACCGGATCGAGGTGGTGCACCGGCCGGGCAAGGAGGGCCTCGGGCGGGCGTACGTGGACGGGATGAGCCGGGCCCTCGACGGGGGCGCGGAGTACGTGGCGCAGATGGACGCGGACCTCTCCCACCCGGCGGAGGCGCTGCCGGGCATGCTCGGCGCGCTGCTGTCGACCCAGGCGGGCGTGGTGATCGGCTCCCGCTACGTGCCCGGCGGCGAGCTGGACGAGAACTGGCCGCTGTACCGCCGTGCGCTTAGCGGCTGGGCCAACCTCTACGTGCACACGCTGCTGCGGGTGCGGATCCGCGACCTCACCGCCGGCTTCAAGATCTGGCGGGCGGACGCGCTGCGCGACATCGGCCTGGACCGGGTGCAGTCCAACGGTTACAGCTTCCAGGTGGAGATGCACTACCTCGCCACCAAGCTCGGGCACACCATCCTGGAGGTGCCGATCCGCTTCGAGGAGCGTCGTGACGGCGCCTCGAAGATGACCACCGCTACCAAGATCGAAAGCGCGCTGATGCCGTTCAAGCTACGCAGCAAGCACCGCAACATCGAGCGCTGA
- a CDS encoding SRPBCC family protein, whose protein sequence is MVEKVIDAPPEQVFDVLADGWTYSDWVVGTVHVRDVDDDWPKVGSQLHHRAGPWPFSLEDASTVLLCEPPHRLVLRAGLWPAGEAIVTFSLDPVGETATRVRIGEDFAAGPLRWVRNKVNDLVLHLRNRETLNRLSDIATRQKDQR, encoded by the coding sequence ATGGTGGAGAAAGTGATCGACGCACCGCCGGAGCAGGTCTTCGACGTGCTCGCCGACGGCTGGACGTACAGCGACTGGGTGGTCGGCACCGTGCACGTGCGGGACGTGGACGACGACTGGCCGAAGGTCGGCAGCCAGCTGCACCACCGGGCCGGTCCGTGGCCGTTCTCGTTGGAGGACGCCTCGACCGTGCTGCTCTGCGAACCGCCGCACCGGCTGGTGCTGCGGGCCGGGCTCTGGCCGGCCGGTGAGGCGATCGTGACGTTCTCGCTCGACCCGGTCGGGGAGACCGCCACCCGCGTGCGCATCGGGGAGGACTTCGCCGCCGGGCCGCTGCGCTGGGTGCGCAACAAGGTCAACGACCTGGTGCTGCACCTGCGCAACCGGGAGACGCTCAACCGGCTGTCCGACATCGCCACCCGACAGAAGGACCAGCGGTGA
- a CDS encoding HAD-IIIA family hydrolase: MLLDRDGTLVEDVPYNGDPEKVRPVPGARAALDRLRAAGLRLGVVTNQSGLARGYFTPGQMRAVHARIEALLGPFDTWQVCPHDDSDACACRKPAAGLVHAAAADLGTVASRCAVVGDIGRDVTAALAAGAAGVLVPTPVTRPEEVAAAPWVAVDLPAAVTEILRRQTAIVPPARPRRRLGTVLVVRADSAGDVLVTGPAIRAVAHSADRVVLLCGPRGRAAADLLPGIDEIVEHPLPWIDPHPAPVDPADMRTLTTRLAAVGADEAVIFTSFHQSPLPLALLLRMAGVPRIAAISDDYPGSLLDLRHRVPPGVPEPERALSLAAAAGHGLAPGDQPALRLRAGAVPPPTGLGAPGYVVLHPGSAASSRACPPELAARIAGALADAGHRVVVTGGPDERDVTAAVAVAGGVDLGGRTGLAELAGVIAGAAAVVVGNTGPAHLAAAFGVPVVSLFAPTVPFGQWGPYRVPTVRLGDTTAACRDTRAATCPVPGHPCLAGIDPAEVVEALRLLGVRPEPARVATTVTAGAATVSATGGSGR, encoded by the coding sequence GTGCTGCTCGACCGGGACGGCACGTTGGTGGAGGACGTGCCGTACAACGGCGACCCGGAGAAGGTGCGGCCGGTCCCGGGAGCGCGGGCGGCGCTGGACCGGTTGCGGGCGGCGGGGTTGCGACTGGGGGTGGTGACGAACCAGTCCGGCCTCGCGCGGGGCTACTTCACACCGGGCCAGATGCGGGCGGTGCACGCCCGGATCGAGGCGCTGCTGGGGCCGTTCGACACCTGGCAGGTGTGTCCGCACGACGACTCCGACGCGTGCGCCTGCCGTAAGCCGGCGGCCGGGCTGGTCCACGCCGCCGCCGCCGATCTGGGCACGGTGGCGTCGCGGTGCGCCGTGGTCGGCGACATCGGCCGGGACGTGACCGCCGCGCTGGCCGCCGGCGCGGCCGGGGTTCTGGTGCCGACACCGGTGACCCGGCCCGAGGAGGTGGCAGCCGCCCCCTGGGTCGCGGTGGACCTGCCCGCGGCGGTGACCGAGATCCTGCGCCGCCAGACCGCGATCGTGCCGCCCGCCCGCCCGCGCCGGCGGCTGGGCACGGTGCTGGTGGTCCGGGCCGACTCGGCCGGGGACGTGCTGGTCACCGGTCCCGCTATCCGCGCCGTCGCGCACTCCGCGGACCGGGTCGTGCTGCTCTGCGGCCCCCGCGGTCGCGCCGCCGCCGACCTGCTCCCCGGCATCGACGAGATCGTCGAACACCCCCTGCCCTGGATCGACCCCCACCCGGCGCCGGTCGACCCGGCCGACATGCGGACCCTCACCACCCGGCTGGCCGCCGTCGGCGCGGACGAGGCGGTCATCTTCACCTCCTTCCACCAGTCGCCCCTGCCTCTCGCCCTCCTGCTGCGCATGGCCGGCGTGCCGCGCATCGCCGCGATCAGCGACGACTACCCCGGCAGCCTCCTCGACCTGCGCCACCGCGTCCCACCCGGCGTGCCCGAGCCCGAACGCGCCCTCTCCCTCGCCGCCGCAGCCGGCCACGGCCTGGCCCCCGGCGACCAACCCGCCCTGCGACTGCGCGCCGGGGCCGTGCCGCCGCCGACGGGACTGGGCGCGCCGGGCTACGTCGTGCTGCATCCCGGCTCGGCGGCCTCCAGCCGCGCCTGCCCGCCGGAGCTGGCGGCCCGGATCGCCGGGGCGTTGGCCGACGCCGGGCACCGGGTGGTGGTCACCGGCGGGCCGGACGAGCGGGACGTGACCGCCGCGGTGGCCGTCGCGGGTGGCGTGGACCTCGGTGGTCGGACCGGACTCGCGGAGCTGGCGGGGGTGATCGCCGGGGCGGCGGCGGTCGTGGTCGGCAACACCGGGCCGGCCCACCTGGCCGCCGCGTTCGGCGTGCCGGTGGTGAGCCTCTTCGCCCCGACCGTCCCGTTCGGACAGTGGGGTCCGTACCGGGTGCCGACCGTCCGGCTCGGCGACACCACCGCCGCCTGCCGCGACACCCGCGCCGCCACCTGCCCCGTGCCGGGACACCCCTGCCTGGCCGGCATCGATCCGGCCGAGGTGGTCGAGGCGCTGCGGCTGCTGGGCGTACGCCCCGAACCGGCCCGCGTCGCGACCACCGTGACGGCCGGCGCGGCGACCGTGTCCGCGACCGGCGGGAGCGGCCGATGA